The proteins below come from a single Plantactinospora sp. KBS50 genomic window:
- a CDS encoding sensor histidine kinase: protein MSTAAAAPPATRVPAPTILRQLMIDSGYVLLGLPLAVVSFTVLIAGLSVGVGLAVTMIGLPIIAGTLYAARALADIERLRMAPILGRPRVRPEYRGTSPDAGVWRRIVTPIADAQSWLDLAHGIATFPVSIVSAVVTLVWWSAAISGALYGAYDWAIPRGPDNVDLNELLGLGDSTAARIGLNTVIGAFFLITLPLIVRGCALLRANLGRALLTGVAEIRDRITLLERQKAAAASAEATALRRLERDIHDGPQQRLVRLAMDLGRARQQLADNPEAARQTLDEAVTQTRETLAELRALSRGIAPPILVDRGLPSALAALAGRGVIPIELTVDPRLSAASGRLDPLIESAAYFVVAEALTNVAKHSRATECRLAVTRTGGRLVVEVADDGTGGAHVAKGHGLAGIADRVTAAGGALSVDSPAGGPTMLRAELPARPAAG from the coding sequence ATGAGCACCGCAGCCGCCGCCCCACCCGCCACCCGCGTACCGGCGCCCACGATCCTCCGCCAGCTCATGATCGACTCCGGATACGTCCTGCTGGGTCTTCCGCTGGCTGTGGTGAGCTTCACCGTCCTGATCGCCGGCCTGTCCGTCGGCGTCGGCCTCGCGGTCACCATGATCGGCCTGCCGATCATCGCCGGCACCCTGTACGCGGCGCGGGCCCTGGCCGACATCGAGCGGCTCAGGATGGCGCCGATCCTCGGCCGGCCCCGGGTCCGGCCGGAGTACCGCGGCACCTCGCCGGACGCCGGGGTCTGGCGCCGGATCGTCACCCCGATCGCCGACGCGCAGTCCTGGCTGGATCTCGCGCACGGCATCGCCACGTTCCCGGTCTCGATCGTCTCTGCCGTGGTCACCCTGGTCTGGTGGTCCGCGGCGATCAGCGGCGCGCTCTACGGGGCGTACGACTGGGCGATCCCCCGCGGCCCGGACAACGTCGACCTGAACGAGCTGCTGGGACTGGGTGACTCCACCGCCGCCCGGATCGGCCTGAACACCGTCATCGGGGCCTTCTTCCTGATCACCCTGCCGCTGATCGTCCGGGGTTGCGCCCTGCTGCGGGCCAACCTGGGTCGGGCGCTGCTCACCGGGGTCGCCGAAATACGGGACCGGATCACCCTGCTGGAGCGGCAGAAGGCCGCCGCCGCCTCGGCCGAGGCGACCGCGCTGCGGCGGCTGGAACGGGACATCCACGACGGGCCGCAGCAGCGGCTGGTCCGGCTGGCGATGGACCTCGGCCGGGCACGGCAGCAGCTCGCGGACAACCCGGAGGCGGCGCGGCAGACCCTGGACGAGGCCGTCACGCAGACCCGGGAGACCCTGGCCGAGCTGCGCGCACTCTCCCGCGGCATCGCGCCGCCGATCCTGGTCGACCGAGGGCTGCCCAGCGCCCTGGCCGCGCTGGCCGGCCGCGGCGTCATCCCGATCGAGCTGACCGTGGATCCCCGGCTGAGCGCCGCGTCCGGCCGGCTCGACCCGCTGATCGAGAGCGCGGCCTACTTCGTGGTCGCCGAGGCGCTGACCAACGTGGCGAAGCACAGCCGGGCGACCGAGTGCCGGCTGGCGGTGACCCGCACCGGCGGGCGGCTGGTGGTCGAGGTGGCCGACGACGGCACGGGCGGCGCGCACGTGGCCAAGGGGCACGGCCTGGCCGGGATCGCCGACCGGGTCACCGCGGCCGGCGGGGCGCTGTCGGTGGACAGTCCCGCCGGCGGTCCGACGATGCTGCGCGCCGAGCTGCCGGCCCGGCCGGCGGCGGGCTGA
- a CDS encoding glutamyl-tRNA reductase, whose product MNLLVVGASYRTTPVATLERLAVTPAEHSQLAARLLAQPYVGEAVIVSTCNRVEIYAAVSGFHGGLGDICTVLATHAGYPPGELANHLYVHYDGAAVDHVFRVAAGLDSMVVGEAQILGQLRDAYHAATESDSAGRLLHELMQQALRVGKRAHTETGIDKAGQSVVTAAVGLAAAQFADGLAERPALVVGAGAMGALAVATLSRIGGGPLAVSNRSADRAVRLAAAYGATAVPAEQLTSAVAEVDVVVAATASTTPVLTREVVARALAERAGRTSAPLVLLDLAVPRDVEAEVAELPGVLVIDIDRLATDLPAGPAAADTAAVDRIVTAEVEGFLTWLRGADVAPTVAALRSRADEVVGAELRRLAKRRPELTDEQRGEVAHTVHRVVQRLLHSPTVRVRQLAAEPGGDQYAALLRELFDLDVPQTAQAEVVPDLSTGGDR is encoded by the coding sequence GTGAACCTCCTCGTCGTCGGTGCGTCGTACCGCACCACTCCGGTCGCCACGCTGGAGCGCCTCGCGGTGACGCCCGCCGAACACAGCCAGCTCGCCGCGCGGTTGCTCGCGCAGCCGTACGTGGGCGAGGCGGTGATCGTCTCGACCTGCAACCGGGTGGAGATCTACGCCGCCGTGTCCGGCTTCCACGGCGGCCTCGGTGACATCTGCACGGTGCTGGCCACGCACGCCGGCTATCCGCCGGGCGAACTGGCCAACCACCTGTACGTGCACTACGACGGTGCCGCGGTCGACCACGTCTTCCGGGTCGCCGCCGGACTGGACTCGATGGTGGTCGGCGAGGCGCAGATCCTCGGCCAGCTACGGGACGCCTACCACGCGGCCACCGAGTCGGACTCGGCCGGCCGGCTGCTGCACGAACTCATGCAGCAGGCACTGCGGGTGGGCAAGCGGGCGCACACCGAGACCGGGATCGACAAGGCGGGACAGAGCGTGGTCACCGCCGCGGTCGGCCTCGCCGCCGCCCAGTTCGCCGACGGGCTGGCCGAGCGGCCCGCGCTGGTGGTGGGCGCCGGCGCGATGGGCGCGCTCGCGGTGGCGACGCTGTCCCGGATCGGCGGCGGTCCGCTCGCGGTGAGCAACCGCAGCGCGGACCGGGCGGTCCGGCTGGCCGCCGCGTACGGCGCGACGGCGGTCCCGGCCGAGCAGCTCACCTCGGCGGTCGCCGAGGTGGACGTCGTCGTCGCGGCCACCGCGTCGACCACGCCCGTGCTGACCCGGGAGGTGGTGGCCCGGGCGCTCGCCGAGCGGGCCGGGCGTACCTCCGCCCCGCTGGTCCTGCTCGACCTCGCGGTGCCCCGGGACGTCGAGGCGGAGGTCGCGGAGCTGCCCGGCGTACTGGTGATCGACATCGACCGGCTGGCCACCGACCTGCCGGCGGGGCCGGCCGCCGCCGACACCGCCGCGGTGGACCGCATCGTCACGGCGGAGGTCGAGGGCTTCCTCACCTGGCTGCGCGGCGCCGACGTGGCGCCCACGGTGGCCGCCCTGCGCAGCCGGGCCGACGAGGTGGTCGGCGCCGAGCTGCGCCGGCTGGCCAAGCGGCGGCCCGAGCTGACCGACGAGCAGCGTGGCGAGGTGGCGCACACGGTGCACCGGGTGGTGCAACGCCTGCTGCACTCGCCGACCGTACGGGTCCGCCAGCTCGCGGCCGAGCCCGGCGGCGACCAGTACGCCGCGCTGCTGCGCGAGCTGTTCGACCTGGACGTGCCGCAGACCGCGCAGGCGGAGGTCGTCCCGGACCTGTCGACGGGAGGTGACCGGTGA
- the hemC gene encoding hydroxymethylbilane synthase: MAQSGQLADALRQHTGREVELVEVVTAGDRSTAPVHRLGVGVFVSALRDALTAGEIDLAVHSYKDLPTAGHPGLTIAAVPPREDPRDALVSRDGRGLAELAPGATVGTGALRRIAQLHALGLQLSVTPIRGNVDTRLRRVRGPEADLDAVVLARAGLSRLGRLDEITETIDPMLMLPAPAQGALAVECRIDDADLIELLGRLDHAPTRAAVTAERALLATLEAGCSAPVAAYAVVAEGETPGDDEIYLRGAVISPDGSRDLRLSRTGTPADAAEIGKALAAELLDLGADSILGMDASSAPGTQQFGSTE, translated from the coding sequence ATGGCCCAGTCCGGGCAGCTCGCCGACGCGCTGCGGCAGCACACCGGCCGCGAGGTCGAACTGGTCGAGGTGGTGACGGCCGGCGACCGGTCCACTGCCCCGGTGCACCGGCTCGGCGTCGGGGTGTTCGTCTCCGCGCTGCGGGACGCGCTCACCGCCGGCGAGATCGACCTCGCCGTGCACTCGTACAAGGACCTGCCCACCGCCGGCCACCCGGGGCTGACCATCGCCGCGGTGCCGCCCCGGGAGGACCCGCGGGACGCCCTGGTCAGCCGGGACGGGCGGGGCCTGGCCGAGCTGGCGCCCGGCGCCACGGTGGGCACCGGCGCGCTGCGCCGGATCGCCCAGCTGCACGCGCTCGGCCTGCAACTCTCGGTGACCCCGATCCGCGGCAACGTGGACACCCGGTTGCGCCGGGTACGCGGGCCGGAGGCGGACCTGGACGCCGTGGTGCTGGCCCGGGCCGGGCTGTCCCGGCTGGGCCGGCTCGACGAGATCACCGAGACCATCGATCCGATGCTGATGCTGCCGGCGCCCGCGCAGGGTGCGCTGGCGGTGGAGTGCCGGATCGACGATGCGGACCTGATCGAGCTGCTCGGGCGGCTCGACCACGCACCGACCCGGGCCGCGGTGACCGCGGAACGGGCGCTGCTGGCCACCCTGGAGGCCGGTTGCAGCGCTCCGGTGGCCGCGTACGCGGTCGTCGCCGAGGGGGAGACCCCCGGTGACGACGAGATCTACCTGCGCGGGGCGGTGATCAGTCCGGACGGGTCCCGAGACCTCCGGCTGTCCCGCACCGGTACGCCCGCCGATGCCGCGGAGATCGGAAAGGCGCTCGCCGCCGAACTCCTCGACCTCGGCGCCGATTCGATCCTCGGCATGGATGCTTCGAGCGCTCCGGGGACCCAGCAGTTTGGGAGCACAGAATGA